A genomic window from Rhodococcus sp. KBS0724 includes:
- a CDS encoding superoxide dismutase, whose product MSVYTLPELPYDYAALEPHISGKIMELHHDKHHAAYVAGANAALEKLAEARENDTIAAQANLLEKNLAFHLGGHTNHTVFWNNLSADGGDKPEGELAAAIDDNFGSFDLFRAHFSANANAIQGSGWSILAWDSIGQRLIIVQLYDQQGNISIGLTPLLMLDMWEHAFYLDYQNVKGDYVKAFWNIVNWNDVTARFERARTQTAGLIV is encoded by the coding sequence GTGTCTGTTTACACGCTGCCGGAACTCCCCTACGACTACGCAGCCCTCGAGCCGCACATCTCGGGCAAGATCATGGAGCTGCACCACGACAAGCACCACGCGGCATACGTAGCCGGCGCCAACGCTGCACTCGAGAAGCTGGCCGAGGCTCGCGAGAACGACACCATCGCCGCGCAGGCCAACCTGCTCGAGAAGAACCTGGCTTTCCACCTCGGTGGCCACACCAACCACACCGTCTTCTGGAACAACCTCAGCGCTGACGGTGGCGACAAGCCCGAAGGCGAACTCGCCGCAGCGATCGACGACAACTTCGGTTCGTTCGATCTCTTCCGCGCTCACTTCTCCGCAAACGCCAACGCCATCCAGGGCTCCGGCTGGTCCATCCTCGCGTGGGACTCGATCGGACAGCGTCTGATCATCGTCCAGCTCTACGATCAGCAGGGCAACATCTCCATCGGCCTCACGCCGCTGCTGATGCTGGACATGTGGGAGCACGCTTTCTACCTCGACTACCAGAACGTCAAGGGCGACTACGTCAAGGCATTCTGGAACATCGTCAACTGGAACGACGTCACGGCACGCTTCGAGCGCGCTCGTACGCAGACCGCAGGTCTGATCGTCTAG
- a CDS encoding acyltransferase — MPAPVFLPESSEAAPPRVHLPGADLLRALAVAAVIYSHISFYVIDDLGSGWWLIDVVYGALIEPAQLNQHLSFVGVATFMMLTGALVTRSAIRDRPGKFLTNRLSRLVPAFWVAIAIAILLVRLGINGMFSGQDGISNTQALMSFFLGGFFLTPEVAVLGVTWTLTVQFLFYLACVAMRPILRMRPIIMPLGGAALCSLVLLYNIYVPMPYTVPMLSKIAATLPAVFLGQIMYLAWARLAPGRWLIVAVLAQIHVILVATEFRVYWAGENYLWTITVVAAAVVLIGRYDGAPTRWAVVKWLSTRSYIIYLVHTLILYRVVENTTPHVGPTLAFGLFVVVTAVVAEFGYRWVELPGARTITGWRNKYSRVESKNELVRRHSGASVRTIHPDQSAGRTART, encoded by the coding sequence ATGCCCGCACCAGTTTTCCTCCCGGAGTCATCAGAGGCAGCACCGCCTCGGGTGCACCTTCCGGGCGCTGACCTGCTGCGCGCACTCGCTGTGGCGGCGGTGATCTACTCCCACATCTCGTTCTACGTCATCGACGATCTCGGCTCCGGTTGGTGGCTGATCGACGTCGTATACGGCGCATTGATCGAGCCCGCCCAGCTGAATCAGCACTTGTCGTTTGTCGGCGTCGCGACGTTCATGATGTTGACCGGCGCCCTGGTGACGCGGTCCGCGATACGCGATCGGCCCGGCAAATTCCTGACCAACAGATTGAGTCGGCTGGTACCGGCTTTCTGGGTGGCGATTGCGATAGCCATCCTGCTGGTTCGACTCGGCATCAACGGCATGTTCAGCGGTCAGGACGGTATTTCGAATACCCAAGCGCTGATGAGCTTCTTCCTCGGCGGGTTCTTCCTCACACCCGAAGTGGCTGTTCTCGGCGTGACCTGGACGTTGACCGTCCAATTCCTCTTCTACCTTGCCTGCGTCGCGATGCGGCCGATTCTGCGGATGCGGCCGATCATCATGCCGCTCGGCGGGGCCGCGCTGTGCTCGCTGGTGTTGCTCTACAACATTTACGTACCGATGCCGTACACCGTTCCGATGCTCTCGAAGATCGCGGCGACACTCCCGGCAGTCTTCCTCGGACAGATCATGTACCTCGCGTGGGCGCGACTGGCGCCTGGGCGCTGGCTGATCGTCGCTGTTCTGGCACAGATTCACGTAATCCTCGTGGCCACCGAGTTCCGCGTCTACTGGGCCGGCGAAAACTACTTGTGGACCATCACGGTCGTCGCCGCCGCCGTGGTCCTCATCGGCCGCTACGACGGTGCTCCGACGCGCTGGGCCGTCGTGAAATGGTTGTCGACACGCAGCTACATCATCTATCTCGTCCACACGCTGATCCTGTATCGCGTCGTCGAGAACACGACCCCACACGTCGGCCCCACACTCGCCTTCGGCCTGTTCGTTGTTGTCACCGCTGTCGTCGCGGAATTCGGATATCGGTGGGTCGAGCTGCCCGGTGCGCGAACCATCACCGGATGGCGAAACAAGTACTCACGCGTAGAATCAAAGAATGAGCTGGTACGACGACATTCTGGGGCGAGCGTCCGCACAATCCACCCTGATCAGTCCGCAGGACGCACTGCCAGGACGTGA
- the msrA gene encoding peptide-methionine (S)-S-oxide reductase MsrA has protein sequence MSWYDDILGRASAQSTLISPQDALPGRETAMPVPAAHYVNGHPLTPPFPEGMQTVVVGMGCFWGAEKEFWQLPGVYSTAAGYAGGFTPNPTYEETCSGRTGHTEVVLVVFDPAVISYEQILAHFWENHDPTQGMRQGNDQGSQYRSAIFTTSEDQERIAHASALAFGKRLTDAGYGAITTEIGPLRDFFYAEDYHQQYLAKNPGGYCPVHATGVSCPVGLLRQDQVPAQTDILPPHE, from the coding sequence ATGAGCTGGTACGACGACATTCTGGGGCGAGCGTCCGCACAATCCACCCTGATCAGTCCGCAGGACGCACTGCCAGGACGTGAGACGGCAATGCCGGTGCCAGCGGCGCATTACGTGAACGGACATCCGCTCACGCCGCCGTTCCCCGAAGGAATGCAGACCGTCGTAGTCGGTATGGGTTGTTTCTGGGGTGCTGAGAAGGAGTTCTGGCAGCTTCCGGGCGTCTACAGCACCGCCGCCGGATACGCGGGCGGCTTCACTCCCAATCCCACGTACGAGGAAACCTGCTCGGGACGCACCGGGCACACCGAAGTAGTGCTGGTTGTCTTCGACCCGGCCGTCATTTCGTACGAGCAGATCCTGGCCCATTTCTGGGAGAACCACGATCCGACGCAGGGGATGCGTCAAGGAAATGACCAGGGTTCACAGTATCGATCCGCAATTTTCACGACATCCGAGGATCAGGAGCGAATCGCGCACGCGTCTGCTCTGGCATTTGGTAAACGATTGACTGATGCCGGATATGGCGCAATTACGACGGAAATAGGTCCGCTGCGTGATTTCTTCTACGCCGAGGACTATCACCAGCAATATCTTGCAAAAAACCCCGGCGGATATTGCCCGGTCCATGCCACGGGAGTCAGCTGCCCGGTAGGACTATTGCGCCAAGATCAGGTGCCGGCACAGACCGATATTCTTCCGCCGCACGAATAG